The Candidatus Saccharibacteria bacterium sequence ATAATCTTTTCAGGAAAGAATTTTTATTACGTCATAATATCCGATACGATGAGGGGCATATTTACGAGGACGTTTTATTTGTTGTTAGCGTGGCAAACCGGGCTGAAAGGATATCCCTTATTCATGACCCTTTGTATGTTGTTCGAAAGAACGACTCGTCAACAACACATTCGCATATTACTACAGACAAGCACTATCGTGATTTCTTAAGGGCTGTAAGGCTTTCATTTGATAGAGTGGAGCCGCGCATGGAGCACACGCACTATCTTCTTGCGGGTTATTTTTTAGAAAAGTTCATCGTCTATTACGAGAAAAGGGTGCCTAGGCGCTTACGGTCAAGCTATCTTAAGGATTTTGTCGATATTATGAGCACGGTTACTATCAAGATTCCAGCCCGCAAGGTACGCAAGCGCTTTTTAGAAGTGTGTATACGAAGAGAGGTCTTCGCAAAGCGCAAGTATTCTTTTTTTCGTGGACTCGTGCTTCATAAGACAACGCTACTGCCGCTACTTAAAAAGGTGAAGCGCTAACATATTGACGGTGTTGTGAAAATGATTGGAAACTATCAATACGATAGGGGTATAATAGAGAATGACATCTTTGCGCAATGTGGTGTGCGCAATGCGATTGAATTATAGAGGGGAGGATTGATGACGGACAAACTACGGTCAAATTTGCATAAATACAATTTTTCTTTCGTAATGCCCGTTTATAATGTCGAGTCTTTCTTGAGCGAGGCGGTTGAGAGTATTATCAATCAATCAATGGACTTCGAGCGTCATTGTGAAATTATTTTTATTAACGATGGAAGTCCAGATAATAGCGAAAAAATCTGCCTAGAGTATAAAAAACGATTCCCCAATAATATACGCTATATCAAGCAGGAAAACGCAGGGCCTGCGGCTGCACGCAATAGGGGCATTGAACTTGCTGAGGGTAAATATATCAGCATGGTCGATTCTGACGACCGTATCTCACGCAACACTCTCGAAGAGGTCTC is a genomic window containing:
- a CDS encoding glycosyltransferase produces the protein MAVLVKSKQPLVSVIIPVYNCEEYIQECLDSIYSQTYSNYEIILVNDGSTDGSLKLLRANAKKHAGITLIDQRNMGQGYTRNHALQRAAGEYVLFVDADDYIEAQTLELVVARAEVDKADAVHFDWKMLSRLPDGTTHLSHFNSESFSHRALLVGAECDEFMDMRNYFSVNNLFRKEFLLRHNIRYDEGHIYEDVLFVVSVANRAERISLIHDPLYVVRKNDSSTTHSHITTDKHYRDFLRAVRLSFDRVEPRMEHTHYLLAGYFLEKFIVYYEKRVPRRLRSSYLKDFVDIMSTVTIKIPARKVRKRFLEVCIRREVFAKRKYSFFRGLVLHKTTLLPLLKKVKR